A genomic segment from Bosea sp. OAE506 encodes:
- the glp gene encoding gephyrin-like molybdotransferase Glp, with amino-acid sequence MALTPVPVALRALLDSVPGPTPIETLPLAQCAWRVLGSDIAALRTQPPFANSAMDGYAVRADDLTPGTELRVLGESAAGRSFGGSVAAGEAVRIFTGAPIPEGADTILIQENADGVGSAAITVREGAPKGKFIRKAGLDFSLNDSLLATGTRLDSAALGLSAAAGHPALPVRRKPLVAILATGDELVLPGETVGPDQIVASNSFALAALVEQAGGTALDLGIARDDHADLAERIGRARQAGADVLVTLGGASVGAHDLVQEALKRAGMDLGFWKIAMRPGKPMMTGRLGPMVAIGLPGNPVSSIVCGHLFVVPVVEALLGMPSPERDRSEPGLLGRDMPANDEREDYLRSSLVLTDSGWEATPFERQDSSMLGLLAQAQALAIRTVFAPAAAKGDPCRFIRLR; translated from the coding sequence ATGGCCCTGACGCCGGTCCCCGTCGCGCTGCGCGCGCTGCTTGACAGCGTGCCTGGTCCAACGCCCATCGAGACGCTGCCGCTGGCGCAGTGCGCCTGGCGGGTGCTCGGGTCCGACATCGCGGCGCTGCGGACGCAGCCACCCTTCGCCAATTCGGCCATGGACGGCTATGCGGTGCGGGCGGACGATCTCACGCCCGGGACCGAACTGCGCGTTCTCGGCGAATCCGCGGCCGGGCGCTCCTTCGGCGGCAGCGTGGCCGCCGGCGAGGCGGTGCGCATCTTCACCGGCGCGCCGATCCCCGAGGGCGCCGACACCATCCTGATCCAGGAGAACGCCGACGGTGTCGGCTCGGCCGCGATCACCGTCCGCGAGGGCGCGCCGAAGGGCAAGTTCATCCGCAAGGCCGGGCTCGACTTCAGCCTGAACGACAGCCTGCTCGCCACCGGGACCCGCCTCGACAGCGCCGCACTCGGGCTCTCCGCCGCTGCGGGCCACCCGGCGCTGCCGGTGCGCCGCAAGCCGCTGGTCGCGATCCTCGCCACCGGCGACGAGTTGGTGCTGCCGGGCGAGACCGTGGGGCCGGACCAGATCGTCGCCTCCAACTCCTTTGCGCTCGCCGCTTTGGTCGAGCAGGCTGGCGGAACCGCGCTCGATCTCGGCATCGCACGCGACGACCATGCCGACCTCGCCGAACGAATCGGCCGGGCGCGGCAAGCCGGTGCCGATGTGCTGGTGACTTTGGGCGGCGCCTCGGTCGGAGCGCATGACCTCGTCCAGGAGGCGCTGAAGCGCGCCGGGATGGATCTCGGCTTCTGGAAGATCGCGATGCGGCCGGGCAAGCCGATGATGACAGGCCGGCTCGGCCCGATGGTCGCGATCGGCCTGCCGGGCAACCCGGTGTCCTCGATCGTCTGCGGACATCTCTTTGTCGTCCCGGTGGTCGAGGCCCTGCTCGGCATGCCCTCGCCCGAGCGCGACCGCAGCGAGCCCGGGCTGCTGGGGCGCGACATGCCCGCCAATGACGAGCGCGAGGATTATCTGCGCTCCAGCCTGGTGCTGACCGACTCGGGCTGGGAGGCCACGCCCTTCGAGCGGCAGGATTCCTCGATGCTCGGGTTGCTCGCCCAGGCGCAGGCGCTGGCGATCCGCACGGTCTTCGCGCCGGCCGCCGCTAAGGGCGATCCCTGCCGCTTCATCCGCCTGCGCTGA
- the lexA gene encoding transcriptional repressor LexA, protein MLTRKQFELLRFIQERLRESGVPPSFDEMKDALDLKSKSGIHRLIMALEERGFIRRLPNRARALEVIKLPDGAGGGLQPGARRFNPSIVQGGLGKETPPAKDGLPGRVRPVETASEDARNTIAIPVMGRIAAGTPISAIQSRSHSVALPADMLGSGEHFALEVRGDSMVEAGILDGDTVVIRRQDTANTGDIIVALIDDEEATLKRLRKRGSSIALEAANPAYETRVLGPDRVKIQGRLVNLMRRY, encoded by the coding sequence ATGCTGACACGCAAACAGTTCGAACTGCTTCGTTTCATACAGGAGCGACTGCGCGAAAGCGGCGTTCCCCCCTCCTTCGACGAGATGAAGGATGCGCTCGACCTCAAGTCGAAATCCGGCATTCACCGCCTGATCATGGCGCTCGAGGAGCGCGGCTTCATCCGCCGTCTTCCGAACCGGGCGCGGGCGCTCGAAGTGATCAAGCTGCCCGACGGTGCCGGCGGCGGGCTGCAGCCCGGTGCGCGCCGCTTCAACCCCTCGATCGTCCAGGGCGGGCTCGGCAAGGAGACGCCGCCGGCCAAGGACGGGCTGCCCGGCCGGGTACGGCCGGTCGAGACGGCATCGGAGGATGCCCGCAACACGATCGCGATCCCTGTCATGGGCCGCATCGCCGCGGGCACGCCGATCTCGGCGATCCAGAGCCGCAGCCACAGCGTCGCGCTGCCCGCCGACATGCTGGGCTCGGGCGAGCATTTCGCGCTGGAGGTCCGTGGAGACTCGATGGTCGAGGCCGGCATTCTCGACGGCGACACAGTGGTGATCCGCCGCCAGGACACCGCCAACACCGGCGATATCATCGTCGCGCTGATCGACGACGAGGAGGCGACGCTGAAGCGGCTGCGCAAGCGCGGCTCCTCGATCGCGCTGGAAGCGGCCAATCCCGCCTATGAGACGCGCGTGCTCGGCCCCGACCGGGTCAAGATCCAGGGCCGGCTGGTCAATCTGATGCGGCGCTACTGA
- a CDS encoding recombinase family protein, with the protein MTNKAYSYTRISSKHQRQGVGIARQIANTQAYCAKMGFDLDTEFRDDGLSAYSGKNRKGGELRRLLELIQAGRIKKGEHLIIEAVDRLSRENTFTAFTQFSNIIAAGVSIHTTSNSEIYSAAELQANPGKIYMLVGMMQMANDESAKKSFRGEANWNFKRQAAGSRKMTCRVPAWIDATRVDKEIVFKINPERAAVVKDIFDMFVGKGGMGRGSIAAHLNAKGVKPFGKAKMWHGGTVQKVTDNPAVIGHLTPMTTLVDEGDPRRRKPAGEVIKNYYDPIITEAVWVRARQQASESSVTPKNKGGRRGTVFNNLFSGLPCCENCGQPMRYKDRGVRSFVAFRCSTDIETKGKCNPTRFRYRELEDIAITLFQGIRLTQENAPDDLEERIANLKLQEEAVRKGIDDIEAELDGDTTGTKIRLIGMRTAKLAELQSERQKLESEQVAPLGDSLADAMRAFVDFRATTATLANEDRFRARAALNHAFKALIETMSFTNDNICNVTLRDGQRFVFAPPNVAVEGEPKAGHARLIAYKLAA; encoded by the coding sequence TTGACCAATAAAGCATACTCATACACTCGAATTTCAAGTAAGCATCAACGGCAGGGCGTGGGCATTGCACGCCAAATCGCAAACACGCAAGCATACTGCGCAAAAATGGGATTCGATCTCGACACTGAATTTCGCGACGACGGCCTGAGTGCTTATTCTGGCAAGAACCGCAAGGGTGGTGAACTGCGCCGTCTGCTCGAATTGATCCAAGCCGGCCGGATCAAGAAGGGCGAGCATTTGATCATCGAAGCCGTTGACCGTTTGTCCCGCGAGAATACCTTCACGGCCTTCACGCAGTTCTCGAACATCATCGCGGCTGGCGTGTCCATTCACACCACTAGCAACAGCGAGATTTACAGCGCCGCCGAGCTTCAGGCCAATCCGGGCAAAATTTACATGCTCGTCGGCATGATGCAGATGGCCAACGACGAGAGCGCCAAAAAGTCCTTCCGTGGTGAGGCGAACTGGAACTTCAAGCGGCAGGCGGCTGGCAGCCGGAAGATGACTTGCCGTGTTCCCGCGTGGATCGACGCCACCCGCGTCGATAAGGAGATCGTCTTCAAGATCAATCCGGAGCGCGCGGCAGTCGTTAAAGACATCTTCGACATGTTCGTCGGCAAGGGCGGAATGGGGCGCGGCTCGATCGCTGCTCATCTGAACGCTAAGGGCGTGAAGCCCTTCGGTAAGGCCAAGATGTGGCATGGCGGCACCGTGCAGAAGGTCACGGACAATCCGGCCGTGATCGGCCACCTGACGCCCATGACGACCCTTGTCGATGAGGGCGATCCTCGCCGCCGTAAGCCTGCCGGCGAGGTCATCAAGAATTACTATGATCCGATCATCACCGAAGCTGTTTGGGTTCGCGCTCGCCAACAAGCTAGTGAGAGTTCCGTGACGCCGAAAAACAAGGGCGGCAGGCGCGGGACGGTTTTCAACAACCTCTTCAGCGGCCTTCCCTGCTGCGAAAATTGCGGCCAGCCCATGCGCTACAAGGATCGCGGCGTGCGCTCTTTCGTTGCGTTCCGTTGCTCGACGGATATCGAGACTAAGGGGAAGTGCAACCCGACGCGCTTCCGCTACCGGGAGCTTGAGGACATCGCGATCACGCTCTTTCAGGGCATCAGGCTGACGCAGGAGAATGCTCCGGACGATCTCGAAGAGCGGATTGCGAACCTGAAGCTTCAGGAGGAGGCTGTTCGGAAAGGGATCGACGATATTGAAGCGGAACTCGACGGTGACACGACGGGAACCAAAATCCGGCTGATCGGAATGCGCACTGCAAAGCTCGCCGAGTTGCAGTCAGAGCGTCAGAAACTTGAAAGCGAGCAGGTCGCCCCCTTGGGGGACAGCCTCGCTGATGCGATGCGGGCCTTCGTCGATTTTCGGGCGACGACGGCAACTCTCGCCAACGAGGATCGTTTCCGGGCTCGCGCTGCCCTCAACCACGCGTTCAAAGCCCTGATCGAGACGATGAGCTTCACGAACGACAATATCTGCAATGTGACGCTCAGGGATGGACAGAGGTTCGTCTTCGCTCCGCCAAATGTTGCGGTGGAGGGCGAACCGAAAGCCGGCCACGCGCGGCTGATCGCCTACAAGTTGGCGGCCTAA
- a CDS encoding recombinase family protein, which yields MFVRAYLRASTQSQDAQRARSDLLRFAEERGQQIAAFYVENESGAKLDRPELMRLLEDAGASGNSIILLEQIDRLTRLRASDWEKLKELIREKGVRIVALDLPTSWLMFEAKPDEFTARLFEAVNAMLLDTLAAVSRKDYEDRRRRVAQGLALAVQRGYVPKGRPADTKRNADIAALLAAGHSWTMVQRTTGASRSTLARIRKDMAAKAAE from the coding sequence ATGTTCGTCCGCGCATATTTGAGGGCCTCGACCCAATCTCAGGATGCGCAGCGGGCGCGAAGTGATCTTTTGCGTTTCGCTGAGGAGCGCGGGCAGCAGATCGCGGCCTTCTATGTGGAGAACGAGAGCGGTGCAAAGTTGGATCGCCCCGAGCTTATGCGCTTGCTGGAAGACGCCGGGGCGAGCGGCAATTCGATCATTCTGCTGGAGCAGATCGACCGCCTAACTCGCCTTCGGGCATCAGATTGGGAAAAGCTGAAGGAGCTTATCCGCGAGAAGGGCGTCCGCATCGTCGCGCTCGACCTGCCGACCTCGTGGCTGATGTTCGAGGCCAAGCCGGACGAATTCACCGCGCGGCTGTTCGAAGCGGTCAATGCCATGCTGCTTGACACTCTCGCGGCTGTTTCCCGAAAGGACTATGAGGATCGTCGCCGCCGCGTGGCTCAAGGTTTGGCATTAGCCGTCCAGCGCGGTTATGTGCCGAAAGGTCGCCCCGCTGACACAAAGCGCAATGCCGACATCGCGGCGCTGCTGGCGGCCGGTCATAGCTGGACCATGGTCCAGAGGACGACTGGCGCGTCACGATCGACTCTGGCACGCATCAGGAAGGACATGGCGGCGAAGGCAGCGGAGTAA
- a CDS encoding AAA family ATPase, with amino-acid sequence MVRRLISSNLFDSFVKASAIPSSERRKYAAAMDMPIEEVAPFQRFLLRKITSEDDLVAAPSAKLEKRLAEILPARVLYLPTYRRIERDMREVFPGLEERFKRYSGSDALIEVGRSGNFYVELVNFGMEDVKRDIKKVTQELRDYSLAQYNDLSGSYLRDVIRGKADKYNAKEIANLDDDDINAILDRVSEATLPVEDKTLLRARIKSIQAQTKTQTKTEDRYLAHYFSRLVAVTGEIVTRESRVARFIAVCNAYLNPAKTFNYNEVTSAITILDDRGIELDLSVLSSGEKQIISLFSHLYLEESGKRVVIIDEPELSLSVPWQKRFLLDIIKSSSCEFLLAVTHSPFVYENDLKSTTVDLRKLTERF; translated from the coding sequence ATGGTGCGCAGACTTATCTCTAGCAACCTATTTGATAGTTTCGTCAAAGCATCAGCAATTCCATCTTCCGAACGGCGAAAATATGCTGCCGCCATGGATATGCCGATTGAGGAAGTTGCGCCATTTCAGCGCTTTTTGCTCCGCAAAATCACCTCCGAAGATGATCTCGTTGCGGCCCCAAGCGCAAAGCTCGAAAAGCGGCTCGCGGAGATTTTGCCCGCACGCGTGCTCTATCTACCTACCTATCGACGCATCGAACGCGATATGCGCGAGGTATTCCCCGGCCTTGAAGAGCGATTTAAACGATATAGCGGTTCCGATGCCCTAATCGAGGTCGGGCGCTCTGGAAATTTTTATGTCGAACTCGTGAATTTTGGGATGGAAGATGTCAAGCGTGATATCAAGAAAGTCACGCAAGAATTGAGAGATTACTCTCTTGCTCAATATAACGATCTTTCCGGAAGTTATTTAAGAGATGTAATTCGCGGAAAAGCAGACAAATATAACGCGAAAGAAATAGCCAATCTCGATGATGACGATATTAATGCGATTTTAGATCGCGTCAGTGAAGCGACCTTGCCTGTCGAGGACAAGACACTACTGCGAGCACGGATAAAGTCCATTCAGGCGCAAACTAAAACTCAAACTAAAACCGAGGATAGATACCTAGCTCATTATTTTTCCCGACTGGTAGCTGTTACTGGAGAGATCGTCACGCGTGAGAGCCGGGTTGCTAGATTTATAGCTGTATGTAACGCCTACCTGAACCCAGCAAAAACTTTCAACTATAATGAAGTTACATCAGCCATTACGATTCTCGATGATCGTGGGATTGAATTGGATTTGAGCGTTCTGTCCTCTGGTGAAAAACAAATTATATCGCTGTTTTCACATTTGTATCTCGAAGAATCTGGAAAGCGAGTTGTCATTATCGATGAGCCAGAATTGTCTCTATCTGTCCCATGGCAGAAGCGATTCTTGCTCGACATTATAAAAAGCTCGTCGTGCGAATTTCTATTGGCCGTTACTCATAGCCCATTCGTTTATGAAAACGACTTAAAATCTACCACTGTTGACCTCCGTAAGCTCACGGAGCGCTTTTAA
- a CDS encoding DUF4435 domain-containing protein, with amino-acid sequence MMPEIDLEDDFKELLSAAAKSETSLVHDFRIQFFSESDSIFAFFEGEDDRLYFMPPIRDRLKSTVHCFDCGGKRKVESIRKDVLEISDGSARCLFFVDRDHDDYLGRQLEIDEHTYISDFYSIESDFISAEAAEIVISDIAGISKTRPEFASIKEAFDRSSERFVRAMKPVMLWSICARSQGGKVNFNNVDVSKMFSRDKAGIIIKDDHFLDYFMKQSGCDKLIVQRGTYRSFRKNVLSDDCKFWIRGKFYLCFFASELHIQLKVASKAIVDQSKKIKIPQSLAVNMIFEALSGRIPKPKSLIHFLDARGAALAGSGHAMDPSAAINGI; translated from the coding sequence ATGATGCCCGAGATAGATTTGGAAGATGATTTCAAGGAGCTTCTAAGTGCCGCCGCTAAATCAGAAACCTCGTTAGTTCATGATTTCAGGATACAATTCTTCTCAGAAAGCGATTCAATTTTTGCCTTCTTCGAAGGTGAGGATGATCGGCTTTATTTCATGCCGCCAATCAGAGATCGCCTTAAGTCGACCGTTCACTGTTTTGATTGTGGTGGCAAGCGCAAGGTGGAGTCGATCCGCAAGGATGTGCTTGAAATCTCAGACGGCTCGGCGCGTTGCCTGTTTTTTGTAGACAGGGATCACGACGATTACCTCGGAAGGCAATTAGAAATTGACGAGCATACATATATCTCTGACTTCTACTCGATCGAATCCGACTTCATCTCCGCCGAAGCCGCCGAGATCGTCATCTCTGACATCGCCGGTATCTCGAAAACGCGCCCAGAGTTTGCTTCGATCAAAGAGGCCTTTGATCGAAGCAGCGAGCGGTTTGTAAGAGCCATGAAGCCCGTTATGCTCTGGTCTATCTGCGCGCGAAGTCAAGGCGGAAAGGTCAATTTTAACAATGTCGATGTGTCAAAGATGTTTAGCCGAGACAAGGCAGGCATCATAATCAAGGATGATCACTTTCTCGATTATTTTATGAAACAATCGGGTTGCGATAAGCTGATAGTTCAACGAGGAACATACCGATCATTTAGAAAAAATGTCCTATCTGATGATTGTAAATTTTGGATTCGTGGAAAATTTTACTTGTGTTTTTTTGCATCCGAGTTGCACATCCAATTAAAGGTCGCCTCCAAAGCTATCGTGGATCAATCCAAGAAGATAAAAATTCCGCAATCACTCGCAGTCAACATGATTTTTGAGGCGCTGAGCGGCCGCATTCCTAAACCAAAGTCGCTAATTCACTTCTTGGATGCGAGGGGCGCTGCACTTGCAGGCTCTGGTCACGCTATGGACCCATCCGCCGCCATCAATGGGATTTAA
- a CDS encoding DUF4131 domain-containing protein — MTPAPSGQGERVPRRGALAAVLPWRRPTGRFGGVRLGLAIADLRNAVSATLSREAERRRLFLWLPVAMGIGILLYFAADAEPALWAPLTGVTLAAAAAMLLRSRPRLAWLCLGLAAAFAGFAAAAWRTATIAAPLLERPRVGQVSGFVESVEARDAGARLVIRVTGIAGLERPLWPKRVRVNIRSGTVAPGDHVAAVARLLPPPGPARPGGYDFGRDAFFRGIGAVGSIAGKIALSPPPHPPDWDLRLAAAIDGARNALTQRIASVAGGQAGAMAAALVTGKRGLITETTNADLRAAGIYHIVMCDSICRQP; from the coding sequence ATGACGCCGGCGCCGTCAGGGCAGGGGGAGCGGGTGCCGCGGCGCGGGGCGCTTGCGGCTGTCCTGCCATGGCGCCGTCCGACCGGTCGTTTCGGCGGTGTCCGCCTCGGCCTGGCGATCGCCGACCTGCGCAACGCCGTGTCGGCCACCTTGTCGCGCGAGGCCGAGCGGCGCCGGCTCTTCCTCTGGCTGCCGGTGGCGATGGGCATCGGCATCCTGCTCTATTTCGCAGCCGATGCCGAACCGGCGCTCTGGGCGCCGCTGACGGGCGTCACGCTCGCCGCCGCGGCCGCGATGCTGCTGCGCAGCCGCCCGCGCCTGGCCTGGCTCTGTCTCGGGCTGGCGGCTGCCTTCGCCGGTTTTGCCGCGGCGGCCTGGCGCACCGCGACGATCGCTGCGCCCCTGCTGGAGCGGCCGCGCGTCGGCCAGGTCTCAGGCTTCGTGGAATCGGTCGAGGCGCGCGATGCCGGCGCCCGGCTCGTCATCCGCGTGACCGGCATCGCCGGGCTCGAACGGCCGCTCTGGCCGAAGCGTGTGCGCGTCAACATCCGGTCCGGGACCGTGGCGCCCGGGGACCATGTCGCGGCCGTGGCGCGCCTGCTGCCGCCGCCAGGCCCGGCCCGGCCAGGCGGCTATGATTTCGGGCGCGACGCCTTTTTCCGCGGCATCGGCGCCGTGGGCAGCATCGCGGGCAAGATTGCGCTCAGCCCGCCGCCGCATCCGCCCGACTGGGACCTGCGGTTGGCGGCGGCGATCGACGGCGCCCGCAACGCCCTGACCCAGCGGATCGCCTCGGTCGCCGGCGGGCAGGCGGGGGCGATGGCGGCCGCCCTCGTCACCGGCAAGCGCGGGCTGATCACCGAAACCACCAATGCGGATCTGCGCGCCGCGGGCATCTACCACATCGTCATGTGCGATAGCATATGCCGGCAACCGTAA
- the gltX gene encoding glutamate--tRNA ligase — translation MSDAVVTRFAPSPTGFLHIGGGRTALFNWLYARRTGGKMLLRIEDTDRERSTDSAITAILDGLKWLGLDWDGETVYQFARAERHREVAHQMLASGHAYRCYATPAELDEMREQAKAAGKPMRYDGRWRDRDPATAPEGVKPVIRLRAPQTGETVVEDEVQGRVVWQNENLDDLVLLRSDGNPTYMLAVVVDDHDMGVTHVIRGDDHLTNAARQTQIYQSLGWKVPSMSHIPLIHGPDGAKLSKRHGALGVDAYREMGYLPVALRNYLLRLGWSHGDQEIFSTQEMIELFDLGSIGRSAARFDFAKLESLNGLYMRQSSDRDLLDALKVILPEIGPPRGLGPTLSPELEQRFLAAMPGLKERAKTLVELLDSAYYLYAARPLQLDAKAAALLDEAGRQRLPGLAQTLAAINDWSVEALEAAVRGYAEANGLKLGQAAQPLRAALTGRAMSPGLFDVMAVLGREETLARLADQS, via the coding sequence ATGAGCGATGCCGTCGTCACGCGCTTTGCGCCCTCGCCCACCGGCTTCCTGCATATCGGCGGCGGGCGTACGGCGTTGTTCAACTGGCTCTATGCCCGCCGCACTGGCGGCAAGATGCTGCTGCGTATCGAGGACACCGACCGCGAGCGTTCGACGGACTCAGCGATCACGGCGATCCTCGACGGGCTGAAATGGCTGGGCCTCGATTGGGATGGCGAGACCGTCTATCAGTTCGCCCGCGCCGAGCGGCATCGCGAGGTGGCGCACCAGATGCTCGCCAGCGGCCATGCCTATCGCTGCTATGCGACGCCGGCCGAACTGGACGAGATGCGCGAGCAGGCCAAGGCTGCCGGCAAGCCGATGCGCTATGACGGGCGCTGGCGCGACCGCGATCCCGCCACCGCGCCAGAGGGCGTCAAGCCGGTGATCCGCCTGCGCGCGCCGCAGACGGGCGAGACGGTGGTGGAGGACGAGGTTCAGGGCCGCGTCGTCTGGCAGAACGAGAACCTCGACGACCTCGTGCTGCTGCGCTCGGACGGCAACCCGACCTATATGCTCGCCGTGGTCGTGGACGACCATGACATGGGGGTGACCCATGTCATCCGCGGCGACGACCACCTGACCAATGCCGCGCGCCAGACGCAGATCTACCAGTCGCTGGGCTGGAAGGTCCCGAGCATGTCGCATATCCCGCTGATCCACGGGCCGGATGGCGCCAAGCTGTCGAAGCGCCACGGGGCCCTCGGCGTCGATGCCTATCGGGAGATGGGCTATCTGCCGGTCGCGCTGCGCAACTATCTGCTGCGGCTGGGCTGGAGCCATGGCGACCAGGAGATCTTCTCGACGCAGGAGATGATCGAGCTGTTCGACCTCGGCTCGATCGGCCGCTCGGCGGCGCGCTTCGACTTCGCCAAGCTCGAGAGCCTGAACGGGCTCTATATGCGCCAGTCCTCCGACCGCGACCTGCTCGACGCTCTGAAGGTGATCCTGCCCGAGATCGGGCCGCCGCGCGGGTTGGGCCCCACGCTCTCGCCGGAACTAGAGCAGCGCTTCCTGGCCGCGATGCCGGGGCTGAAGGAGCGCGCCAAGACGCTCGTCGAGCTGCTCGACAGCGCCTATTACCTGTATGCGGCGCGCCCGCTGCAGCTCGACGCCAAGGCGGCGGCGCTGCTCGACGAGGCCGGCCGGCAGCGCCTGCCGGGCCTCGCGCAGACGCTGGCGGCGATCAACGACTGGTCGGTCGAGGCGCTGGAGGCCGCCGTGCGCGGCTATGCGGAGGCGAATGGGCTCAAGCTCGGGCAGGCGGCGCAGCCGCTGCGCGCCGCGCTGACGGGTCGCGCCATGTCGCCCGGACTGTTCGACGTGATGGCGGTGCTGGGCCGCGAGGAAACCCTTGCGCGTCTCGCTGACCAGAGCTGA
- the gltA gene encoding citrate synthase, with protein MSGTTSQLQVDGKTVDMAIKTGSIGPSVIDIGKLYAQTGMFTYDPGFTSTAACESQITYIDGDEGVLLYRGYPIEQLAEHGDFLETCYLLLEGELPTAAQKADFDYRVTRHTMVHEQMARFFQGFRRDAHPMAVMVGSIGAMSAFYHDSTDISDPHQRMVASMRMIAKMPTLAAMAYKYTVGQPFVYPLNSLDYASNFLRMCFAVPAEEYKVNPVMARALDRIFILHADHEQNASTSTVRLAGSSGANPFACIAAGTACLWGPAHGGANEAALKMLEEIGSVENIPKFIAKAKDKNDPFRLMGFGHRVYKNYDPRAKIMQKTTHEVLNELGIKDDPLLDVAIELERIALSDSYFIEKKLYPNIDFYSGITLKAMGFPTSMFTALFALARTVGWIAQWKEMIEDPSQRIGRPRQLYTGSPLREYTPIGRR; from the coding sequence ATGAGCGGAACCACCAGCCAGCTTCAGGTCGACGGCAAGACCGTCGATATGGCGATCAAGACGGGTTCGATCGGCCCGTCCGTCATCGACATCGGCAAGCTCTACGCCCAGACGGGCATGTTCACCTACGACCCCGGCTTCACCTCGACGGCCGCTTGCGAGTCGCAGATCACCTATATCGACGGCGACGAGGGCGTGCTGCTCTATCGGGGTTACCCGATCGAGCAGCTCGCCGAGCATGGCGACTTCCTCGAGACCTGCTACCTGCTGCTGGAAGGCGAACTGCCGACCGCCGCGCAGAAGGCCGATTTCGACTATCGCGTGACGCGCCACACCATGGTGCACGAGCAGATGGCCCGCTTCTTCCAGGGCTTCCGCCGCGACGCGCATCCGATGGCGGTCATGGTCGGCTCGATCGGCGCGATGTCGGCCTTCTACCACGACTCGACCGACATCTCGGACCCGCATCAGCGCATGGTCGCCTCGATGCGGATGATCGCGAAGATGCCGACGCTCGCGGCGATGGCCTACAAGTACACGGTCGGCCAGCCCTTCGTGTATCCGCTGAACTCGCTCGACTATGCCTCGAACTTCCTGCGCATGTGCTTTGCGGTCCCGGCCGAGGAGTACAAGGTCAATCCGGTGATGGCGCGCGCGCTCGACCGGATCTTCATCCTGCATGCCGACCACGAGCAGAACGCCTCGACCTCGACCGTCCGTCTCGCGGGCTCCTCGGGCGCCAACCCCTTCGCCTGCATCGCGGCCGGCACGGCCTGCCTCTGGGGCCCCGCCCATGGCGGCGCCAACGAAGCGGCGCTGAAGATGCTCGAGGAAATCGGCTCGGTCGAGAACATCCCGAAATTCATCGCCAAGGCGAAGGACAAGAACGATCCCTTCCGCCTGATGGGCTTCGGCCACCGGGTCTACAAGAACTACGACCCGCGCGCCAAGATCATGCAGAAGACCACGCATGAGGTGCTCAACGAGCTCGGCATCAAGGACGATCCGCTGCTCGACGTCGCCATCGAGCTCGAGCGGATCGCGCTCTCGGACAGCTACTTCATCGAGAAGAAGCTCTATCCGAACATCGACTTCTATTCGGGCATCACCCTCAAGGCGATGGGCTTCCCGACCTCGATGTTCACGGCGCTGTTTGCGCTGGCGCGCACCGTCGGCTGGATCGCGCAGTGGAAGGAGATGATCGAGGATCCGTCCCAGCGTATCGGTCGCCCGCGCCAGCTCTATACGGGCTCGCCGCTGCGCGAATACACGCCGATCGGCCGGCGCTGA
- a CDS encoding LpxI family protein: MTAPAGALGRRTTSPEQKALIARGFELLAALSPFDVGQAAILADHRVIAIEGAEGTDAMIRRVAEMVASGRLRIAKGDGVLVKAPKDGQDLRVDMPAIGPQTLRNVTQAGLSGIGLRAGRVLVGDAEGLGRLADQAGLFVEGVP; encoded by the coding sequence ATGACGGCACCCGCGGGCGCGCTCGGCCGCCGAACGACATCCCCGGAGCAGAAGGCGCTGATCGCGCGCGGCTTCGAATTGCTGGCCGCGCTCTCGCCCTTCGATGTCGGGCAGGCGGCGATCCTCGCCGACCATCGCGTCATCGCCATCGAAGGCGCGGAGGGCACCGACGCCATGATCCGCCGGGTCGCCGAGATGGTGGCCTCTGGGCGCCTGCGCATCGCCAAGGGCGACGGCGTCCTGGTGAAGGCACCCAAGGACGGGCAGGATCTGCGCGTGGATATGCCGGCGATCGGCCCTCAGACGCTGCGCAACGTCACGCAGGCCGGCCTGTCAGGCATCGGCCTGCGCGCCGGTCGCGTCCTCGTCGGCGATGCGGAGGGGCTCGGACGGCTGGCCGACCAGGCGGGGCTCTTCGTCGAGGGCGTGCCATGA